In Flavobacterium cerinum, one genomic interval encodes:
- a CDS encoding S9 family peptidase, giving the protein MNATRKNRLLLLNILFLFTGILTTPFIFGQNNNLVTIGIPDTINANPNAVLKAYNSTIDFPAFIDWDNNGILLNGGTVIYKMNRPNGSITEKYKMNQGLGDYLSPDHNSFLFLEDTNGDERYQLFLHSIKTGINTVITEIGTRSTTPFWKPDSRQILYKSNARTDRETDLYLRNINPPYNDTLLIQNITDEAVIYDWDVRTNRILFVKIISENNKELYRYDINTGELQQINSGKEIAHSNAMFLSDSDTILIVSDEGSEFQHLMLYNYKTGTSRKLTNEILWDIDAISMASKGHYLAFTVNENGYSALYRMNLTDFTYKRVATLPTGIIRNLKINRNGNAVAFNFYGSTFKRKVYTYDFEKDQLFQWTNKNGSKKTDFAFIQARSVSLPAYDPIINKNYSIPAFLYEPKTSGKHPVYIDIHGGPEYQALPFFNKWHQFLVNELGIAVIVPNIRGSNGYGKSYMKSDDGLSRENAVKDIGILLDWIATQPQFDKERIALFGESYGGYMVLAALANFPDKIRCGIDVVGISDFVTYLEKTADYRKELRRVEFGDERIPEIRDFLLRISPVTNVNRMNSPLFIVQGYNDPRVHYQVSEQMVQSLQEKGKTVWYLGAKDEGHGFQKSENNNYQKNAEILFLTTFLLPKTN; this is encoded by the coding sequence ATGAATGCTACACGGAAAAACCGATTATTACTGTTAAACATCCTGTTTCTTTTTACCGGAATATTGACAACACCGTTTATTTTCGGACAAAATAACAATCTCGTTACTATTGGTATTCCGGATACGATAAACGCCAATCCGAATGCGGTTTTAAAAGCGTATAATAGTACTATCGATTTCCCTGCTTTTATCGACTGGGACAATAATGGGATTTTATTAAACGGCGGAACGGTTATCTACAAAATGAATCGGCCAAACGGATCCATAACAGAAAAATATAAAATGAATCAAGGATTAGGTGACTATCTTTCTCCGGATCATAACTCTTTTTTATTTCTGGAAGATACCAATGGTGATGAAAGGTATCAGCTTTTTTTACATTCGATTAAAACCGGTATCAATACCGTCATAACGGAAATCGGTACGCGAAGTACCACTCCATTTTGGAAACCCGACAGTAGACAAATACTATACAAATCCAATGCGAGAACAGATCGGGAAACCGATTTGTACCTTAGAAATATAAATCCTCCGTATAACGATACGCTTTTAATTCAAAATATAACCGATGAAGCCGTTATATATGATTGGGATGTTCGCACAAATCGTATTCTTTTTGTCAAAATTATTTCGGAGAATAATAAAGAACTCTACCGATATGACATTAATACGGGTGAATTACAACAAATCAACAGCGGAAAAGAAATTGCTCATTCCAATGCTATGTTTCTTTCCGATAGTGATACGATTCTGATCGTCTCAGATGAAGGATCTGAGTTTCAGCATTTGATGCTCTATAACTATAAAACGGGTACTTCACGAAAACTGACAAACGAAATTCTGTGGGATATCGATGCAATTTCAATGGCTTCAAAAGGCCATTATCTGGCTTTTACCGTTAATGAAAACGGATATTCGGCACTATATCGGATGAATCTAACCGATTTCACTTATAAACGGGTCGCTACTTTACCGACAGGTATCATCCGAAATCTAAAAATAAATCGAAACGGAAATGCAGTTGCTTTTAATTTTTATGGCAGTACATTCAAACGAAAAGTATATACATATGATTTTGAAAAAGATCAACTGTTCCAATGGACCAACAAAAACGGATCTAAGAAAACCGATTTCGCGTTTATACAAGCCCGGTCCGTTAGTTTACCGGCTTATGATCCTATCATTAATAAAAATTATAGTATTCCTGCTTTTCTATACGAACCGAAAACAAGCGGCAAGCATCCGGTTTATATCGATATTCACGGAGGACCGGAATATCAGGCACTACCTTTTTTTAATAAATGGCATCAGTTTTTGGTCAATGAACTCGGAATAGCTGTAATTGTTCCGAATATTCGAGGGTCAAACGGTTATGGGAAATCGTATATGAAATCAGACGATGGTCTGTCCCGTGAAAATGCTGTAAAAGATATCGGAATATTACTGGACTGGATCGCTACGCAACCGCAGTTCGATAAAGAAAGAATTGCGTTATTTGGTGAATCCTATGGAGGCTACATGGTTCTGGCCGCTCTGGCCAATTTTCCCGACAAAATACGGTGCGGAATCGATGTAGTAGGCATATCCGATTTTGTTACTTACCTCGAAAAAACAGCTGACTATCGGAAAGAGTTGCGCCGGGTTGAATTTGGTGATGAACGGATTCCCGAAATCCGGGATTTTTTACTGCGTATTTCTCCTGTAACCAACGTAAACCGGATGAATTCGCCTTTATTTATTGTTCAGGGTTATAACGATCCGAGAGTTCATTATCAGGTATCGGAACAAATGGTTCAATCCTTACAGGAAAAAGGAAAAACCGTGTGGTATCTTGGAGCTAAAGATGAAGGACACGGCTTTCAAAAATCAGAAAACAATAATTATCAGAAAAATGCCGAAATACTTTTCCTTACAACTTTCTTACTTCCAAAAACAAACTGA
- a CDS encoding FAD-dependent monooxygenase, whose protein sequence is MNVNTYDIVILGAGPAGLSAAITLGQHTDLKILVADAGLPGIHRPGESIPPTALSCIAALGLSEIFSDGSHFSYPGHASVWGRNEPGYNDALLDPMGPPYRLNRLQFDQMLVDSLTSYPSVHLEWGYNYIKHQFNTSTSAYEMLFTNQKTQKQEQVITRFVIDASGARARFSRTEGAIRRIDDQMVALIGMQKITEGHITAQTLIEAEENGWWYMAKLPENQLITLFVTEPQLLKQTGYNDVLNRKPALDRTHLIAKHLSCIQLQEGQWYHAPVHSSYLEKPYGSRWLATGDAAVCYDPIAAQGIHKALSLGIRSGKIAAQLFETDFQNKEVLQQYAQYCKATYSTYFTQRTQLYSNEKRWLNAPFWQNRLKVYNTVLKVV, encoded by the coding sequence GTGAACGTAAACACATATGATATTGTAATACTCGGAGCAGGACCCGCCGGATTATCGGCAGCCATTACTTTAGGTCAGCATACTGATCTTAAAATACTGGTTGCCGATGCCGGTCTGCCCGGTATTCATCGCCCTGGAGAAAGTATACCACCGACTGCATTATCTTGTATCGCCGCTCTTGGTTTATCGGAAATTTTCAGTGACGGATCCCATTTTAGTTATCCCGGTCATGCATCAGTATGGGGACGGAATGAACCCGGATATAACGATGCACTGCTCGATCCTATGGGTCCTCCTTACCGACTCAATCGATTACAATTTGATCAGATGCTTGTTGATTCTCTTACCTCTTATCCTTCTGTACATCTTGAATGGGGCTATAATTATATTAAGCATCAGTTTAATACTAGTACTTCAGCCTATGAAATGCTATTTACCAATCAAAAAACGCAAAAACAAGAACAGGTTATTACCCGATTTGTAATTGATGCATCAGGTGCTCGGGCCCGTTTTTCACGTACAGAAGGTGCCATACGTAGAATCGACGATCAGATGGTTGCCCTTATCGGTATGCAGAAAATTACCGAAGGCCATATTACTGCACAAACACTAATTGAAGCCGAAGAAAACGGTTGGTGGTATATGGCAAAACTACCCGAAAACCAATTAATAACTTTATTTGTAACCGAACCGCAATTATTAAAACAAACCGGATATAATGATGTTCTTAACCGCAAACCGGCTCTTGATCGTACCCATCTTATAGCAAAACACTTATCCTGTATACAACTACAGGAAGGTCAGTGGTATCATGCACCGGTACATTCATCATATCTGGAAAAACCGTATGGTTCACGTTGGCTTGCTACCGGTGATGCTGCCGTTTGTTATGATCCAATAGCCGCTCAAGGTATTCATAAAGCACTGTCATTGGGTATTCGCAGCGGAAAAATAGCCGCTCAACTCTTTGAAACCGATTTTCAGAATAAGGAAGTACTCCAACAATATGCACAATATTGTAAAGCTACCTATAGTACTTATTTTACACAGCGAACCCAACTTTATAGTAATGAAAAACGCTGGCTGAATGCGCCATTCTGGCAAAACAGACTTAAAGTCTATAATACTGTTTTAAAGGTAGTATAG